One window of Botrimarina mediterranea genomic DNA carries:
- a CDS encoding putative bifunctional diguanylate cyclase/phosphodiesterase, whose protein sequence is MPADFAAITPSPSGVIPSSGATHGVDSLTGLVNRNEFNELVHANSMTETECGLLTLGLNAFRAVNEAFGLEVGDRVLAQVAKRLTALADRGELVGRLSGDEFGVFQYSGPQPSGSRGLARRIISSLTEPYLIDSQVIHLGVSVGVALSPYDASEATQLTRYSQLAAQHARRDGGNVVRYFEPTMLAVIDSRRELEKDLRRALVRDEFQLLYQPVLQIETGRIIAVEALIRWRHPKLGRVSPADFIPVAEEAGLIGAIGQWALHRACLDAASWSEPLRVAVNVSPLQLKSRDFVGVVQSALQESGLSPSRLELEITESVLLSNGDLALAMLQEVRSQGVTIALDDFGTGYSSINYLRRFPFDKIKIDRSFVSGAQANPEGQALVKMIAALGVSLDVSTTAEGVETIEELNAVRDAGCTQIQGYYLSKPLEVDALLELIGDPSLAQAHDQSRRADHVATSSL, encoded by the coding sequence ATGCCTGCAGATTTCGCTGCGATAACTCCGTCCCCGTCGGGCGTCATCCCTAGCTCCGGCGCGACGCACGGCGTCGATTCTTTAACGGGGCTCGTCAACCGCAACGAGTTCAACGAGCTCGTCCACGCGAATTCGATGACCGAGACCGAGTGCGGACTGCTCACGCTCGGACTCAACGCGTTCCGCGCCGTCAATGAGGCATTCGGTCTCGAAGTCGGTGACCGGGTCTTGGCCCAAGTGGCGAAACGGCTCACGGCGCTGGCCGACCGCGGCGAGCTAGTCGGGCGGCTCAGCGGCGACGAGTTTGGCGTTTTCCAATACAGCGGGCCGCAGCCCAGCGGTTCGCGCGGTCTTGCCCGCCGCATCATCAGCTCGTTAACCGAGCCCTACTTGATCGATTCGCAGGTGATCCACCTGGGCGTCAGCGTCGGCGTCGCGCTTTCGCCATACGACGCCTCGGAAGCAACTCAACTGACCCGCTACTCACAGCTCGCGGCGCAGCACGCCCGGCGAGACGGCGGGAATGTGGTGCGATACTTCGAGCCGACGATGCTTGCCGTCATCGACTCACGCCGCGAGCTCGAAAAGGACCTACGCCGGGCGCTGGTGCGTGACGAGTTTCAATTGCTCTACCAGCCCGTTCTCCAGATCGAGACGGGGCGGATCATTGCCGTTGAAGCGTTGATCCGCTGGCGTCATCCCAAGTTGGGGCGTGTCTCTCCGGCCGACTTCATCCCGGTCGCCGAAGAAGCCGGCCTGATCGGGGCGATCGGCCAATGGGCGCTGCATCGCGCGTGTCTCGACGCCGCCTCGTGGTCGGAACCACTCCGTGTCGCGGTGAACGTCTCGCCACTGCAGCTCAAGTCGCGCGACTTCGTCGGCGTCGTGCAGTCCGCGCTGCAAGAGAGCGGACTGTCGCCCTCACGCCTCGAGCTCGAGATCACCGAGAGTGTGCTGCTCTCCAACGGCGACCTCGCCCTGGCGATGCTCCAAGAGGTCCGCTCGCAGGGCGTCACGATCGCGCTGGACGACTTCGGCACCGGCTATTCGTCGATCAACTACCTGCGGCGTTTCCCGTTCGACAAGATCAAGATCGACCGCTCGTTCGTCAGTGGCGCGCAGGCGAATCCCGAGGGGCAAGCGCTCGTGAAGATGATCGCGGCGCTCGGGGTCAGCCTCGACGTCTCGACCACGGCCGAGGGCGTCGAGACCATCGAAGAACTCAATGCGGTGCGCGACGCCGGCTGCACCCAGATCCAGGGCTATTACCTCAGCAAACCGCTGGAGGTCGACGCCCTGCTCGAACTCATCGGCGACCCTTCATTGGCACAAGCACACGATCAGTCTCGGAGGGCCGACCATGTTGCGACGAGTTCTTTATAG
- a CDS encoding CRTAC1 family protein: MNAIFCHRCRLRRGSAASRAVRISACVVGLVASATASAVTFTDVTAAAGINHTQTIPELIQGLPGAAFYSGGVAAGDFDGDGRVDLVFTRLNDNDILYRNRGDGTFEARSSTAGFRFPTYTNGVVSGDVDNDGDLDLYMTTVGYTRNYLYLNDGSGYFTDAGVNHPAALASAVTRSGQGASFGDYDGDGYLDLATGDWGNTVADSQSRLLRNLGAAQPGGFEDVTAAAGVNVYRGDHTYRFVPRFVDLDRDGHADLTFAADFHTSQLFWNNGDGTFTDGTLAAGVGTDLNGMGSTFGDYDSDGDLDWFITNITNDPQHPGPFGGFNRLYRNDGDRQFTDVTQAAGVRDSRWSWGTTFFDYDNDGDADLAATNGYNGAGWSNDRTYLWENTGGVYQDVSVASGVTDTLQGRGLVHLDYDADGRLDLLVVNHGAAPILYRNEGGDDADHYLRIETQGVVSNRDGIGAWITVTPDLTDPGRRMVWEIDGGSSFVSQNERTAHFGLGTSADPVDLVTIEWPSGIVQRLYDVPVNQTLRVIESATATPGDFNNDGFVDAADYTVWRDHQGGPAGSLPNDTAGGVIGAAQHQLWRDNYGASPPSAVTVPEPTTLTLTALIAAAFAVSRRR, from the coding sequence GTGAACGCCATCTTCTGCCATCGCTGCCGGCTGCGAAGGGGAAGCGCGGCGTCCCGCGCCGTTCGAATCTCGGCGTGCGTCGTCGGGCTCGTTGCGTCGGCGACAGCCAGCGCCGTCACTTTCACCGACGTCACCGCCGCGGCTGGCATCAACCACACCCAGACCATCCCGGAATTGATTCAGGGCCTTCCCGGCGCGGCGTTTTACTCGGGCGGCGTCGCCGCCGGCGACTTCGACGGGGACGGCCGAGTCGATCTCGTCTTCACTCGCCTGAACGACAACGACATCCTCTACCGCAACCGGGGCGACGGGACGTTCGAGGCCCGCAGCTCGACGGCCGGCTTCCGCTTCCCTACCTACACCAACGGGGTTGTCTCGGGCGATGTCGATAACGACGGCGACCTCGACCTCTACATGACGACGGTCGGTTACACCCGCAACTACCTCTATCTCAACGACGGCTCGGGCTACTTCACCGACGCCGGCGTCAATCACCCCGCCGCTCTCGCCAGCGCCGTCACCCGCAGCGGTCAGGGCGCGAGCTTCGGCGATTACGACGGCGATGGCTATCTCGACCTCGCCACCGGTGACTGGGGCAACACGGTCGCGGACTCCCAGTCGCGGCTCCTCCGAAACCTCGGCGCCGCTCAACCCGGTGGCTTCGAGGACGTCACCGCCGCGGCGGGCGTCAACGTCTACCGCGGCGACCACACCTACCGCTTCGTCCCGCGATTCGTCGACCTCGATCGCGACGGCCACGCCGACCTCACCTTCGCCGCCGACTTCCACACCAGCCAGCTCTTCTGGAACAACGGCGACGGGACCTTCACCGACGGCACCCTCGCCGCGGGTGTCGGCACCGACCTCAATGGCATGGGCAGCACCTTCGGCGACTACGACAGCGACGGCGACCTCGACTGGTTCATCACCAACATCACCAACGACCCGCAGCACCCCGGCCCCTTCGGCGGTTTCAATCGCCTCTACCGCAACGACGGCGATCGCCAGTTCACCGACGTCACCCAGGCCGCCGGCGTCCGCGATTCGCGCTGGTCGTGGGGCACGACCTTCTTCGACTACGACAACGACGGCGACGCCGACCTCGCCGCCACCAACGGGTACAACGGCGCCGGCTGGTCAAACGACCGCACCTATCTCTGGGAGAACACCGGCGGCGTGTACCAGGACGTCTCGGTCGCGTCGGGCGTCACCGACACGCTGCAGGGCCGCGGCCTCGTGCACCTCGACTACGACGCCGACGGACGCCTCGACCTGCTCGTCGTCAACCACGGCGCCGCGCCGATCCTCTACCGCAACGAAGGCGGCGACGACGCCGACCACTACCTCCGCATCGAGACCCAAGGCGTCGTCTCCAACCGCGACGGCATCGGCGCTTGGATCACCGTCACTCCCGATCTTACCGACCCGGGCCGGCGTATGGTTTGGGAGATCGATGGCGGCAGCAGCTTCGTGAGCCAGAACGAACGGACGGCCCACTTCGGCCTGGGGACGTCCGCCGATCCGGTCGACTTGGTGACCATCGAGTGGCCCAGCGGGATCGTTCAGCGACTCTACGACGTGCCGGTCAATCAGACGCTGCGAGTCATCGAATCCGCGACCGCGACGCCGGGCGACTTCAACAACGACGGCTTCGTCGATGCGGCCGACTACACTGTCTGGCGAGACCACCAGGGCGGCCCGGCAGGCTCACTGCCCAACGACACCGCCGGCGGCGTCATCGGCGCCGCGCAGCACCAACTCTGGCGCGACAACTACGGCGCGTCGCCGCCAAGCGCCGTCACGGTCCCGGAACCCACAACGCTGACGCTCACCGCGCTTATCGCAGCCGCGTTCGCCGTGAGCCGTCGGCGCTAG
- a CDS encoding helix-turn-helix transcriptional regulator, which yields MRVIRNALIVSESVMALIPVDQSGFEEAIEKARSLVEEALTTNGEGLERLNEIEDFVYLKGTTGVVTWANQAYQAFYSRASKPHGRHAKTFLAPIVLTVAKHTDALILSGCERLYCDHIGVSGDGTKHLLRTYKQSLRHLQKSGYAILGVTRPLRPIATDEEDPEFEMARLASLFATFDDRDRELCRLFALGFNSSEIGEQLQMTSRNVDLRRKKCLELLGIDKVVDLARLLTRFEERGYLEINL from the coding sequence ATGCGCGTAATTCGTAACGCGTTGATCGTATCCGAGAGTGTGATGGCGTTAATTCCGGTTGACCAGAGCGGTTTTGAGGAAGCGATCGAGAAGGCACGCTCGCTAGTCGAAGAGGCACTCACCACGAATGGGGAAGGCTTAGAACGACTCAACGAGATCGAAGACTTTGTGTACCTGAAGGGTACGACCGGTGTCGTGACCTGGGCCAATCAGGCATACCAAGCCTTTTACTCCAGGGCGAGTAAGCCACACGGCCGCCACGCCAAGACGTTTCTCGCCCCCATCGTGCTTACCGTTGCCAAGCATACCGACGCTCTGATTCTTAGCGGATGTGAGCGGCTGTACTGCGACCACATCGGAGTCAGCGGCGACGGGACGAAGCACCTATTACGAACCTACAAGCAAAGCCTCCGTCATTTGCAGAAATCCGGATACGCGATACTTGGCGTGACGCGTCCGCTCCGACCGATTGCGACGGACGAAGAGGATCCTGAATTTGAGATGGCGCGTCTCGCCTCTCTGTTCGCGACATTCGATGATCGTGACAGAGAACTCTGTCGTCTCTTTGCGTTAGGCTTCAATAGTAGCGAGATTGGCGAACAGCTTCAGATGACGAGCAGGAACGTTGATCTCCGGCGAAAGAAGTGCCTTGAACTCCTTGGAATTGATAAGGTCGTCGATCTCGCGCGCTTGTTAACACGATTCGAGGAGCGCGGGTACTTGGAGATTAATCTTTGA
- a CDS encoding NTP/NDP exchange transporter, which yields MRNRLLICCTWFFLVLFSYYVLKPVRDALATETQLFGPLYLATFLTVCAALPLYWRIVARTSRRRLVFGVYQFFVACLVAFGVLVARGHDDAAWLRSAFFVWVSVFNLYVVAVFWSVMADLFSAEEGKTWFGALAAAGTTGSIAASLFGQFATQRLGVAWLMAVAIITLELAIVTAWLALRFEARGPGDASDAAETPHTSGSLLAGLRTVFASRYLLMICAFTAIGKFASTFVYNNFQHTLRAEGLAVAERTELFATMNFYSQTGTLAFQAVLAATLMRLAGVGAALATACGVIFGLFAWLSVDAGLWPLMVAKVVQEIVGYGLLVPAQHVLFTVVSRAEKYESKAFVDTVVFRGSDVAAANVCDALGRFSTSAAALAILPLVGVWMALGAWLGRKQAVRARDDGSGVAD from the coding sequence ATGCGAAACCGCCTCCTCATCTGCTGCACTTGGTTCTTCCTCGTCCTCTTCTCCTACTACGTCCTCAAACCCGTCCGGGACGCGCTCGCGACCGAGACGCAGCTCTTTGGGCCGCTGTACCTGGCGACCTTTCTTACCGTCTGCGCGGCGCTGCCGCTCTACTGGCGGATCGTCGCGCGGACGTCGCGGCGGCGGTTGGTGTTCGGCGTCTACCAGTTCTTCGTGGCGTGCCTGGTGGCGTTCGGCGTGCTCGTCGCGCGCGGGCATGACGACGCGGCGTGGCTGCGCAGCGCGTTCTTCGTGTGGGTGAGCGTTTTCAACCTGTACGTCGTCGCCGTATTCTGGAGCGTGATGGCGGACCTCTTCTCCGCCGAGGAGGGCAAGACCTGGTTCGGCGCGTTGGCGGCGGCGGGGACGACCGGCTCGATCGCCGCGTCGCTCTTCGGTCAGTTCGCTACGCAGCGTTTGGGCGTCGCGTGGCTGATGGCGGTCGCGATCATCACCCTCGAGCTCGCGATCGTGACGGCGTGGCTGGCCCTGCGCTTCGAGGCGCGCGGCCCTGGCGATGCGAGCGACGCCGCCGAGACGCCCCACACCAGCGGTTCGCTCCTCGCCGGCCTGCGCACCGTGTTCGCGTCGCGCTACTTGTTAATGATCTGCGCATTCACCGCCATCGGGAAGTTCGCCTCGACCTTCGTCTACAACAACTTCCAGCACACGCTGCGCGCCGAAGGGCTAGCGGTCGCCGAGCGAACCGAACTGTTCGCGACGATGAACTTCTATTCCCAGACCGGCACGCTCGCCTTCCAAGCCGTCCTGGCCGCCACGCTAATGCGGCTCGCCGGCGTCGGCGCGGCATTGGCGACCGCTTGCGGCGTGATCTTCGGCCTCTTCGCTTGGCTGTCGGTCGATGCGGGGTTGTGGCCGTTGATGGTCGCAAAGGTCGTCCAAGAGATCGTCGGCTACGGCCTGCTCGTCCCCGCGCAGCACGTGCTGTTCACCGTGGTGAGCCGAGCCGAGAAGTACGAGTCGAAGGCGTTCGTCGACACCGTCGTGTTCCGCGGCAGCGACGTGGCCGCGGCGAACGTCTGCGACGCGTTGGGACGGTTCTCGACAAGCGCCGCCGCGCTGGCGATCCTGCCGCTCGTCGGCGTGTGGATGGCCCTGGGGGCGTGGCTAGGGCGCAAGCAGGCCGTTCGGGCGCGGGACGACGGTTCAGGCGTCGCCGATTGA
- a CDS encoding PilZ domain-containing protein, with product MSTSAPEMESLIAQFESEFDRLCSIGTTTHAPWMETESHEIECCEKCDRNLSWPTPRPEMWAAPVPCPQCDHVYFTLARNHARVSLAVDDSEDVDAAPLEPERHNATLPAAKKLFSAFLGGDYAVQERRQSVRYPMSAPVVVVPLGGDGAPIAEAYSMTLLDISSGGLGLMKTGEAVGDYLLVDFAVAGSPGTQCFAKVCWRKESHGITKLGVKFVTPQE from the coding sequence ATGAGTACATCCGCCCCCGAGATGGAAAGCCTGATTGCGCAGTTCGAGAGCGAGTTCGATCGTCTGTGCAGCATAGGAACCACCACGCACGCGCCATGGATGGAGACCGAGTCGCATGAGATCGAGTGCTGCGAGAAATGCGACCGCAATCTGTCGTGGCCGACGCCCCGCCCTGAAATGTGGGCGGCGCCCGTGCCGTGCCCGCAGTGCGATCACGTTTACTTTACGCTGGCGCGAAACCATGCCCGTGTCAGCTTGGCGGTCGACGATTCCGAAGACGTTGACGCAGCGCCGCTTGAACCTGAACGGCACAACGCCACGCTTCCGGCCGCGAAGAAATTGTTCTCGGCCTTCCTCGGTGGCGATTACGCCGTCCAAGAGCGCCGGCAGTCGGTGCGTTACCCCATGTCGGCGCCGGTCGTTGTTGTGCCGCTCGGGGGAGATGGCGCCCCGATCGCCGAAGCTTATAGCATGACGCTGTTGGATATTTCTTCAGGGGGGTTGGGCCTGATGAAAACCGGTGAGGCGGTCGGCGACTACCTGCTGGTGGACTTTGCCGTCGCGGGTTCGCCCGGCACACAGTGCTTCGCCAAGGTCTGCTGGCGGAAGGAATCGCACGGAATCACCAAGCTCGGCGTGAAGTTCGTGACGCCTCAAGAATAA
- a CDS encoding REP-associated tyrosine transposase, which translates to MPPNRKTCRRYDVPGDAHFLTFSCYRRLALLDRDRSRQWFIDAVRLGQQKALFDLWAYVIMPEHVHLIVLPLGPAKMASILTVLKQSTSSRALVWLKNNSPDYLPNLLDRQPNGKASYRFWQRGGGYDRNLRSVRDIHEKIAYIHDNPVRRGLVAKPSDWRWSSAAAWNTGIDLPLGIDRDRVPTLTLLDDAVDGACWRRNS; encoded by the coding sequence ATGCCGCCTAATCGGAAGACCTGCCGCCGCTACGATGTCCCAGGCGACGCCCATTTCCTGACCTTTTCATGCTACCGTCGCCTCGCCTTGCTAGATCGCGACCGTTCGCGGCAGTGGTTTATCGACGCCGTCCGACTCGGTCAGCAAAAAGCGTTGTTCGACCTTTGGGCCTACGTCATCATGCCCGAGCATGTCCACTTGATCGTGCTGCCGCTTGGGCCGGCGAAGATGGCCTCGATCCTCACGGTGTTGAAGCAGTCCACCTCCAGCCGCGCGCTGGTGTGGCTGAAGAACAACTCGCCCGACTATCTGCCCAACTTGCTCGACCGACAGCCCAATGGAAAAGCAAGTTACCGCTTCTGGCAACGCGGTGGCGGGTACGACAGGAACCTGAGGTCGGTCCGCGACATCCACGAGAAGATCGCGTACATTCACGACAATCCAGTGCGCCGCGGCCTCGTCGCGAAGCCGTCGGACTGGCGTTGGTCGAGCGCCGCGGCGTGGAATACCGGCATTGACTTACCGCTTGGAATCGATCGCGATCGCGTGCCGACGTTGACTCTTCTCGACGATGCTGTTGACGGAGCGTGCTGGCGACGCAACTCGTGA
- a CDS encoding vanadium-dependent haloperoxidase, with protein sequence MRLLRCALFGVLVYAAVQGRAVLAAPSVARTWNEQLLHAISIDTARPTVHARNLFHVSAAMYDAWSAYDPKALPYLAQENASASDVEAARNEAISYAAYNVLLHRFVTGPGGVGPGRSATVVHLRDQMTALGYDPDNFSLIGDTPAAVGNRIALSVIEQGLGDGANEANRYGNPAGLYLPVNPPLTVEDAGVTMNDPNRWQPLNFRGDRIDQFGNTILPSTQTSLTPYWGDVTPFALSPTDRGPSGVYFDQGAPPQLGGLGDGAFKVGALTMIRYSSHLDPRDGVMIDISPASRGNAFDAPFTESYEQTGYAANPVTGQPYEPQLVPRGDYTRLMAEFWADGPHSTAPPGHWNEIRNDVTDAMESLGIAKRIAGSGPVLSDLEWDVKSMFALNGGLHDAAIAAWNHKGHYDSSRPISFIRHMGQLGQSSDPAGPSYHQDGLPLEPGLVEVVTPETTAAGQRHEGLAGHEGEIAIRAWRGPIEGVAPFEDPAQISGVDWVLAAEWLPYQLTSFVTPPFPGYVSGHSTFSRVGAEIMTSLTGSPYVPGGLFEYPISMGDGLGFEYGPTGPLSIQFASYYDAADLAAESRVWGGIHPPQDDFSGRRIGQLVGEAVWRRSLDYFGVSPTPEPTSAVLLVLATLTCCGTTRR encoded by the coding sequence ATGCGCCTCCTCCGCTGCGCTCTGTTTGGCGTTCTAGTGTATGCAGCCGTGCAGGGGCGCGCCGTCCTTGCCGCCCCCAGCGTCGCCCGCACATGGAACGAGCAGCTGTTGCACGCGATCAGCATCGATACAGCCCGGCCGACGGTTCACGCTCGAAACCTGTTCCACGTCTCGGCCGCCATGTACGACGCCTGGTCGGCGTACGACCCGAAGGCGTTGCCGTACCTCGCTCAAGAGAATGCGTCGGCGTCGGATGTCGAAGCGGCCCGCAACGAGGCCATCAGCTACGCGGCGTACAACGTCTTGCTGCACCGGTTTGTCACCGGGCCCGGAGGCGTTGGCCCCGGCCGATCCGCCACGGTGGTGCACCTGCGTGACCAGATGACGGCCCTCGGCTACGACCCCGACAACTTCTCCCTCATCGGCGACACGCCGGCGGCCGTTGGCAATCGAATCGCGCTATCAGTGATCGAGCAGGGGCTTGGCGACGGCGCCAACGAAGCAAACCGGTACGGGAATCCCGCCGGCTTGTATCTACCGGTCAACCCGCCGCTGACCGTCGAAGACGCCGGTGTGACGATGAACGACCCCAATCGTTGGCAGCCGCTCAACTTCCGGGGCGACCGCATCGACCAGTTCGGAAACACGATCCTGCCATCAACGCAGACCAGCCTGACGCCTTACTGGGGGGACGTCACACCGTTCGCGCTGTCGCCCACCGACCGCGGCCCGAGTGGCGTTTACTTCGACCAAGGCGCGCCTCCACAGCTAGGGGGCCTCGGCGACGGGGCGTTCAAAGTCGGCGCCCTGACCATGATCCGCTACTCATCGCACCTCGACCCACGCGACGGCGTGATGATCGACATCTCCCCCGCGTCGCGAGGCAACGCCTTTGACGCGCCGTTCACCGAGAGCTACGAGCAAACCGGGTACGCCGCCAATCCGGTGACGGGACAGCCCTACGAGCCTCAGCTCGTCCCCCGCGGCGACTACACGCGACTGATGGCGGAATTCTGGGCCGACGGGCCCCATTCAACGGCGCCTCCGGGCCACTGGAATGAGATCCGCAACGACGTCACCGACGCGATGGAGTCGCTCGGGATCGCCAAGCGAATCGCCGGCTCCGGCCCGGTCCTCAGCGACCTCGAGTGGGACGTCAAAAGCATGTTCGCCCTTAATGGCGGGCTGCACGACGCCGCAATCGCGGCGTGGAATCACAAGGGCCACTACGATTCGTCTCGCCCCATCTCCTTCATCCGCCACATGGGACAACTCGGGCAATCGTCCGATCCCGCCGGGCCCTCCTATCACCAGGACGGCCTACCGTTGGAACCGGGCCTAGTCGAGGTCGTCACGCCAGAGACAACCGCGGCCGGTCAGCGACACGAGGGCCTCGCAGGTCACGAAGGCGAGATCGCGATCCGCGCCTGGCGCGGCCCGATCGAAGGCGTCGCGCCCTTCGAAGACCCCGCGCAGATCAGTGGCGTCGATTGGGTCCTCGCCGCCGAATGGCTCCCTTATCAGCTCACCAGCTTCGTGACGCCGCCCTTCCCGGGCTATGTCTCGGGCCACTCCACCTTCAGCCGCGTGGGCGCCGAGATCATGACTTCCTTGACCGGCTCGCCCTATGTCCCCGGCGGATTGTTCGAGTACCCAATCTCGATGGGTGACGGCCTGGGGTTCGAGTATGGTCCCACCGGGCCGCTCTCGATCCAGTTCGCCTCGTACTATGACGCGGCCGATCTCGCGGCCGAATCGCGCGTCTGGGGCGGCATCCACCCGCCGCAAGACGATTTCTCTGGACGGCGTATCGGCCAGCTGGTCGGCGAAGCGGTCTGGCGGCGTTCCTTGGACTACTTCGGGGTCTCTCCGACGCCCGAGCCAACGAGCGCGGTGCTCCTGGTGCTGGCCACCCTTACCTGCTGCGGAACGACCCGGAGGTGA
- a CDS encoding PilZ domain-containing protein, translated as MGRPQPSSLDCHAGSGSEADREPSGSKKNSLRNFGREVLEELLGPACVKRERREWARYPMSAPVVGVPLDADGRPICEAIALTLLNISEGGLSAMARQAIPGNAIVIDFASAGCPSFQKIGRICWCETAHGITKFGCEFRDPSSLTETRTGVDSTP; from the coding sequence ATGGGTCGACCCCAACCTTCTTCTTTGGATTGCCACGCAGGAAGTGGCTCCGAAGCCGATCGGGAGCCTAGCGGTTCGAAGAAGAACTCCCTCCGCAACTTCGGTCGGGAAGTATTGGAGGAGCTACTCGGACCTGCGTGCGTCAAGAGAGAGCGTCGCGAGTGGGCTCGCTATCCGATGTCTGCGCCCGTCGTTGGAGTTCCCCTGGACGCCGACGGCCGACCCATTTGTGAAGCTATCGCACTGACACTGCTGAACATCTCTGAAGGCGGCCTCAGTGCTATGGCGCGTCAAGCCATCCCAGGAAATGCGATCGTCATTGACTTTGCATCTGCAGGTTGTCCGAGCTTCCAGAAAATCGGTCGTATCTGCTGGTGTGAAACGGCCCACGGCATTACGAAGTTTGGATGCGAGTTCAGGGACCCCAGTTCCCTAACCGAAACGCGAACCGGGGTCGATTCGACTCCATAA
- a CDS encoding BLUF domain-containing protein, whose translation MLRRVLYSSKATAGLGMRDALDIIRVSYNRNSQAGLTGGLLFLDGYFYQVLEGVGGAVETCLSRISRDPRHAEIVTRRDERVSEPLFADDWMALRGIDDVEPEVLSAHGYEPGLPIERFGADQTLAFLLACFDKQLVEELAPTLATTRA comes from the coding sequence ATGTTGCGACGAGTTCTTTATAGCAGCAAGGCGACCGCCGGCCTCGGCATGCGCGACGCCCTCGACATCATCCGCGTCTCGTACAACCGCAATAGCCAAGCGGGCCTGACGGGCGGGCTGCTATTCCTCGACGGGTACTTCTATCAAGTGCTGGAAGGCGTCGGCGGCGCCGTCGAGACTTGCCTATCGCGTATCAGCCGAGACCCGCGACACGCCGAAATCGTGACGCGGCGTGACGAACGCGTCAGCGAGCCGCTCTTCGCCGACGACTGGATGGCGTTACGGGGAATCGACGACGTCGAACCCGAGGTCCTTTCCGCCCACGGCTACGAGCCTGGCCTCCCAATCGAGCGATTTGGCGCGGATCAAACGCTCGCCTTTCTACTGGCGTGCTTCGACAAGCAGCTAGTAGAAGAGCTCGCCCCGACACTAGCGACCACGCGGGCCTAA
- a CDS encoding zinc-dependent alcohol dehydrogenase family protein, whose translation MKAMMLRSFGGPESFELCDAPQPSPAAGEVLVRVHATSINPLDYQVRRGDYADFVPLPAITGHDVSGVVEAVGPGVTTFSPGDEVWYTPQIFAGPGSYAEYHVAAESIVGKKPPTLSHLEAACVPLVGGTAWEALVVRAGLRVGESVLIHGGAGGVGHVAIQLAKAIGARVYTTVREANFEFAQSLGADGVIDYRKEDYVDAILRETGGRGVDVVFDTIGGDALSRSPDALAQLGRVVTIVDIAQPQNVIQAWGKNASYHFVFTRQNRGKLDELSTLVERGQLRPHVGAVYPLADIPLAHTQLETPNNGVRGKIAIAVAPAAP comes from the coding sequence ATGAAAGCGATGATGCTCCGATCCTTCGGCGGCCCCGAGTCGTTCGAGCTCTGCGACGCGCCCCAGCCTTCGCCGGCCGCGGGAGAAGTCTTGGTCCGCGTCCACGCAACCTCCATCAACCCGTTGGACTACCAAGTCCGACGTGGGGACTACGCCGACTTCGTGCCGCTGCCGGCCATCACCGGACACGACGTCTCGGGCGTTGTCGAAGCCGTCGGGCCGGGGGTGACAACGTTCTCTCCCGGAGATGAAGTCTGGTACACGCCGCAAATCTTTGCCGGGCCGGGAAGTTACGCCGAGTACCACGTGGCTGCCGAGAGCATCGTCGGCAAGAAGCCGCCCACGCTCAGCCACCTCGAGGCGGCATGCGTGCCCTTGGTGGGCGGGACGGCGTGGGAAGCGTTGGTGGTGCGTGCCGGATTGAGAGTGGGGGAGAGCGTTCTTATCCACGGCGGCGCGGGAGGCGTCGGGCATGTCGCGATCCAGCTCGCAAAAGCCATCGGCGCCAGGGTGTACACGACCGTCCGCGAAGCCAACTTTGAGTTCGCACAAAGCTTAGGCGCCGATGGGGTCATCGACTACCGAAAGGAGGACTACGTCGACGCCATCCTCCGCGAAACGGGCGGCCGCGGAGTGGACGTCGTGTTCGACACCATCGGCGGCGACGCCTTGTCCCGCAGCCCCGACGCGCTCGCCCAGCTCGGCCGCGTCGTCACGATCGTGGACATCGCCCAGCCACAGAACGTCATCCAAGCCTGGGGCAAGAACGCGAGTTATCACTTCGTCTTCACAAGACAAAACCGCGGCAAGCTCGATGAGTTGAGCACGCTGGTAGAACGCGGTCAGCTGCGGCCCCACGTCGGCGCCGTCTATCCCCTCGCCGACATCCCGCTCGCCCACACCCAGTTGGAGACGCCCAACAACGGCGTCCGAGGAAAAATCGCGATTGCTGTTGCGCCAGCGGCCCCATGA